From a region of the Desulfovibrio desulfuricans genome:
- a CDS encoding tyrosine-type recombinase/integrase — translation MATQKRTKSKKYPGVYFRDDDSGKERTYYIRYRIGGREAKQIEEPVGKASVGMTEAKANQVRIDRMRGKELSNTEKRRCLEEKKKLLQSRATLAKLWEHYAAINAGKAILKTDACLFKYFPHLHEKTTEELTTKDIDDLRNQLSVLTKPRKKGGEAKPLSPQTIKHVLAFIRRLINFAVKRGLCAQQPTLYFEMPEVDNVKTEALTLDQVTKLKQALDEEADQVAASFIRLALTTGMRKSALMSLRWDDIDFERGFITLRGDAAKKGKTEIIPMSQAARSILVPLPHGSNYVFPGKDGGQRQDFRRVALRVKKKAGLPDDFRPLHGLRHAYASFLASSGKVDLYTLQKLLTHSSPQMTQRYAHLADEAMQRAASVADEIFNIDREKK, via the coding sequence ATGGCAACACAAAAACGCACAAAATCTAAAAAATATCCAGGTGTTTACTTTCGCGATGACGATAGCGGCAAAGAGAGAACATATTACATCCGTTATCGAATTGGCGGCAGAGAGGCGAAGCAGATTGAAGAACCTGTGGGGAAGGCCTCTGTTGGAATGACTGAGGCCAAAGCCAATCAAGTACGCATAGACAGGATGCGTGGTAAAGAATTGTCCAATACTGAGAAACGGCGTTGCCTAGAAGAGAAAAAAAAACTTTTACAATCCCGAGCAACTCTTGCCAAACTTTGGGAGCATTATGCTGCAATAAATGCTGGTAAAGCCATCCTGAAAACAGACGCGTGCCTATTCAAATATTTTCCTCACCTGCACGAAAAGACAACCGAGGAACTGACCACCAAGGACATTGATGATCTTCGTAATCAGCTGTCAGTACTCACCAAGCCGCGCAAAAAAGGCGGTGAAGCAAAGCCCCTATCCCCACAGACGATAAAGCATGTTTTGGCTTTTATTCGTAGACTTATCAACTTTGCAGTCAAGCGGGGGCTATGTGCCCAGCAGCCTACTCTTTATTTTGAAATGCCTGAAGTAGATAATGTTAAGACGGAAGCCTTAACGCTGGATCAAGTAACGAAGCTCAAGCAGGCGCTTGATGAAGAGGCAGATCAAGTTGCAGCGAGCTTTATTCGATTGGCCCTTACCACGGGCATGCGCAAAAGTGCGCTCATGTCTTTGCGCTGGGACGACATTGACTTCGAGAGAGGATTCATCACTCTGCGCGGGGATGCTGCTAAAAAAGGAAAGACTGAAATCATCCCAATGTCACAGGCTGCTCGATCCATTCTAGTGCCCTTACCGCACGGCAGTAATTATGTCTTTCCCGGAAAGGATGGCGGACAAAGACAGGACTTCCGCCGTGTCGCACTTCGGGTCAAGAAGAAGGCAGGGCTTCCCGATGATTTCCGCCCCTTGCATGGATTGCGGCATGCATATGCGTCCTTTCTAGCGTCTAGTGGGAAAGTTGATCTATACACACTGCAAAAGTTACTGACTCATTCAAGCCCGCAAATGACCCAGCGATACGCCCACTTGGCCGATGAGGCCATGCAGCGGGCAGCCAGTGTCGCGGATGAAATATTTAATATTGATAGGGAGAAGAAGTGA
- a CDS encoding helix-turn-helix transcriptional regulator, translating into MSAIESTCQCLTEQEVSARTGLSLSTLRAHRFKRIGFPYIKIGRAVRYRVCDLEAFLSKHLIDPSLNI; encoded by the coding sequence ATGTCTGCCATAGAATCAACTTGCCAATGCTTGACAGAGCAAGAAGTTTCAGCCCGAACCGGGTTGAGCCTCTCTACGCTTCGTGCTCACAGGTTTAAGCGCATAGGGTTTCCCTATATCAAAATAGGCCGCGCTGTGCGCTATCGCGTCTGTGACTTAGAAGCATTCCTTTCAAAGCACCTCATTGATCCGTCTTTGAACATCTAA
- a CDS encoding alpha/beta fold hydrolase, with protein sequence MKLLGLTTASTIMANPLRGLMVLTGLATDATTPIQAFAASKPTAELFYTDTGKGKNMMLLHGWSCDSHDWSWQLPALESRYRVVAIDLRGHGRSELMPSGNYMPDDYVADIETLIETRFSSEKFVLVGHSMGGQIAARLANKRPDLIEGVVSVDGSLGFSDKLASIFQKTVDDLQHGNPSDVISALLAGFYDKATDPALKRWHTRRLQGTPIYPVRESFAPLFFGPNQVGLGKQSKEFCKTIRTPFYHLCRDKEQAERMHTWFSHPKSKVDLWEGAGHWIMQDRKDDVNAAIITWVDAL encoded by the coding sequence ATGAAGCTGCTAGGCTTGACCACAGCCTCGACAATTATGGCCAACCCCCTGCGCGGCCTTATGGTACTTACGGGGTTAGCCACAGACGCGACCACTCCAATACAGGCCTTTGCCGCAAGTAAACCAACCGCCGAGCTTTTTTATACCGACACTGGAAAAGGTAAAAACATGATGCTGCTCCACGGTTGGAGTTGTGACTCGCATGATTGGAGTTGGCAACTCCCAGCGTTGGAAAGCCGTTATCGCGTTGTTGCCATAGATCTGCGCGGGCACGGCAGATCCGAGCTAATGCCGTCTGGCAATTACATGCCGGATGACTATGTCGCAGATATCGAAACGCTCATCGAGACTAGGTTTTCAAGTGAAAAATTTGTGCTGGTGGGGCATTCGATGGGAGGGCAAATCGCCGCACGCCTAGCGAACAAACGGCCGGATCTGATTGAGGGAGTCGTCTCGGTTGATGGTTCGCTCGGATTTTCCGACAAACTTGCTTCTATATTTCAAAAGACGGTTGATGACCTGCAACACGGCAATCCAAGCGATGTAATATCAGCCTTATTAGCCGGATTTTACGACAAAGCCACAGATCCTGCTTTAAAACGATGGCATACCAGACGCCTTCAGGGCACACCGATCTATCCTGTGCGTGAATCCTTTGCCCCCTTATTTTTTGGCCCAAACCAAGTCGGACTTGGGAAGCAAAGCAAAGAATTTTGCAAAACCATTCGTACCCCATTTTATCATCTTTGCAGAGATAAAGAGCAAGCCGAGCGAATGCATACATGGTTCTCTCACCCGAAATCAAAGGTCGACCTGTGGGAAGGCGCTGGGCACTGGATCATGCAGGATCGGAAGGACGATGTGAATGCGGCGATCATCACCTGGGTAGATGCGCTCTGA
- a CDS encoding winged helix-turn-helix transcriptional regulator — translation MTQKVDTVFFADCAARSFFDQVANKWSVMILTILEEKPTRFNELMRRLESITHKALTQALRRLERNGLIMRKIMATSPVAVEYSITELGRTLQVPLRAVYNWAIEHLPQIEKAREHYDTKEERQTASGEVE, via the coding sequence ATGACACAAAAAGTGGATACTGTTTTTTTTGCGGACTGCGCGGCACGATCATTCTTCGACCAAGTTGCAAACAAGTGGTCTGTGATGATCCTAACTATTCTAGAAGAGAAGCCTACACGGTTTAACGAGCTCATGCGCAGGCTTGAGAGTATTACGCATAAGGCGTTGACGCAGGCTTTGAGACGATTGGAAAGAAATGGATTAATCATGCGCAAGATTATGGCGACATCTCCTGTAGCCGTCGAATATTCAATTACCGAACTTGGCCGAACGCTACAGGTACCTTTAAGGGCGGTCTACAATTGGGCGATAGAACACCTGCCTCAAATCGAAAAGGCACGTGAACACTATGATACTAAAGAGGAACGCCAGACTGCTTCTGGAGAAGTTGAATAA